From Danio rerio strain Tuebingen ecotype United States chromosome 7, GRCz12tu, whole genome shotgun sequence, the proteins below share one genomic window:
- the eif4g2a gene encoding eukaryotic translation initiation factor 4 gamma 2a (non-AUG (GUG) translation initiation codon; The RefSeq protein has 1 substitution compared to this genomic sequence), giving the protein MESVIAEGGASRFSASSGGGGGRGATQHYPKSVGNSEFLGKTPGPSVQRWVPSRSTRRDVNSSNEKERHDAIFRKVRGILNKLTPEKFDKLCLELLNVGVDSKLVLKGIILLIVDKALEEPKYSSLYAQLCLRLAEDAPNFDGPSTEIQSSQKQSTTFRRLLISKLQDEFENRTRNVDIYDKNDSPLTSEEEEQRAIAKIKMLGNIKFIGELGKLDLIHESILHKCIKTLLEKKKRVQLKDMGEDLECLCQIMRTVGPRLDHEKAKSLMDQYFGRMRSLMNNKDLPARIRFLLQDTVELRENNWVPRKAFIDNGPKTINQIRQDAVKDLGVFIPPMTQGIRTDFFQENSFMPTRIKPDRETLGGLADMFGQMPGSGIGTGPGVIQDRYSPTMGRRTNPLFNGHSGHMAPAPQPFIKSNQGQNLLFQNQTHSSQQQAQSKDMPPRFTKKGQLNADEISLRPAQSFILNKNQMPKLQPQIPTMIPPSAQPPRTSTPPLGQPPQLGLKTNPPPIQEKPQKTIKKPPPAKEELLKMTETVVTSYLSSKNMNDAVNGVREMKAPKHFLPEMLSKMIICSLENPDEDREHVSTLINKLRVEGLVSGENFLQAFLNVLDQCSKIELDVPLVKSYLAQFAARAVIAELVSMAELAHPLENGTHFPLFLLCLQQMAKLKDREWLTDLFQQSKVNMQKMLPEIDQNKDRMLEILEGKGLSFLFPLMKLEKELLKQIKADPAPQTIYKWIKDNISPKLHTDRGFVNILMTSFLQYIFHEMYATDDEEQLSAPTKEQLDQEKQLLLAFKPVMQKFLHDHVELQVSALYALQVHCNAHAFPKGMLLRYFVNFYDMEIIEEEAFLAWKEDITQEFPGKGKALFQVNQWLMWLETAEEEESEEEAD; this is encoded by the exons CGAGTTCCTGGGGAAAACCCCAGGGCCTAGCGTTCAGAGATGGGTTCCTTCACGAAGCACTAGACGAGATGTCAACTCCTCCAATGAAAAAGAACGACACGATGCAATCTTCAGGAAAGTGAGAGG CATACTTAATAAACTGACCCCTGAAAAGTTTGACAAGCTATGCCTTGAGCTCCTGAATGTGGGCGTAGATTCAAAGCTCGTCCTCAAAGGAATCATCTTGCTG ATTGTAGACAAAGCCCTCGAAGAGCCGAAGTATAGCTCGCTATATGCTCAGCTATGTCTGCGCTTGGCAGAGGATGCTCCAAACTTTGACGGCCCATCAACAGAGATCCAATCATCACAAAAGCAGAGCACT ACATTCAGGAGACTTCTGATATCCAAACTTCAAGATGAATTTGAAAACCGCACCAGAAATGTTGACA tctATGATAAAAATGACAGCCCTCTCACCtctgaggaggaggagcagcGTGCCATTGCCAAGATCAAAATGCTGGGCAACATCAAATTCATTGGAGAACTTGGCAAGCTCGATCTCATTCATGAGTCTATCCTTCATAAATGCATCAAAACA CTTCTGGAAAAGAAGAAAAGAGTCCAACTTAAGGATATGGGGGAGGATTTGGAGTGCCTCTGTCAGATAATGAGAACCGTGGGGCCAAGGCTAGATCATGAGAAAGCCAAG TCTTTAATGGATCAGTACTTCGGCCGTATGCGATCCTTAATGAACAACAAGGACTTGCCTGCTAGGATTCGATTCCTGCTTCAGGATACTGTGGAGCTGCGAGAGAACAACTGGGTGCCTCGGAAAGCTTTTATTGATAATGGACCTAAGACTATCAACCAGATCCGTCAGGATGCAGTAAAG GATTTGGGTGTTTTTATTCCACCTATGACTCAAGGAATAAGAACTGACTTCTTTCAAGAGAATTCGTTCATGCCGACAAGAATAAAACCTGATCGAGAAACTCTTGGGGGATTAGCGGATATGTTTGGGCAGATGCCAG GCAGTGGGATTGGAACTGGCCCTGGGGTCATTCAGGACAGGTATTCGCCAACCATGGGCCGCCGCACAAACCCTCTTTTCAATGGGCACAGTGGCCACATGGCTCCTGCACCCCAGCCTTTCATTAAATCCAACCAG GGGCAGAACCTGCTTTTCCAAAACCAGACTCATTCATCTCAACAGCAAGCTCAGTCTAAGGATATGCCACCACGATTCACTAAGAAAGGACAGCTGAATGCTGATGAG ATTAGCTTGAGACCAGCTCAGTCATTCATCTTGAACAAAAACCAAATGCCAAAGTTGCAGCCTCAGATCCCAACCATGATTCCTCCTAGTGCTCAACCTCCACGTACATCCACACCACCGCTGGGACAG CCACCACAGCTTGGGCTGAAAACAAACCCACCTCCAATCCAGGAGAAGCCACAGAAGACGATCAAGAAGCCGCCTCCTGCTAAAGAGGAACTTCTTAAGATGACT GAGACTGTGGTGACCTCCTACCTGAGCAGCAAAAACATGAATGATGCTGTGAACGGGGTGCGGGAGATGAAAGCTCCCAAACACTTCCTACCTGAGATGTTGAGCAAGATGATCATATGCTCGCTGGAGAACCCAGATGAGGACCGAGAGCATGTCAGCACTCTGATCAATAAGCTCCGTGTGGAGGGACTGGTCTCGGGAGAGAACTttttgcag GCTTTCCTCAATGTTCTGGACCAGTGTTCTAAGATCGAGTTGGATGTACCTCTGGTGAAGTCTTACCTGGCTCAGTTTGCTGCCCGGGCAGTCATTGCTGAACTCGTGAGCATGGCAGAGTTGGCTCATCCGCTGGAGAACGGCACACACTTCCCTCTTTTCCTCCTCTGCTTGCAGCAAATGGCCAAACTGAAAGATCGGGAGTGGCTGACTGACCTCTTCCAGCAGAGTAAGGTCAACATGCAGAAGATGCTGCCAG AAATTGATCAAAACAAAGATCGCATGTTGGAGATTCTGGAGGGGAAGGGCCTGAGCTTCTTATTCCCTCTCATGAAGCTGGAGAAGGAGCTGCTGAAGCAGATTAAAGCAGATCCTGCCCCGCAGACCATCTACAAGTGGATAAAGGACAACATTTCTCCCAAACTGCACACCGATAGGGGTTTCGTTAACATTCTGATGACCAG CTTTTTGCAGTATATTTTCCATGAGATGTATGCCACTGATGATGAAGAGCAGTTATCTGCGCCTACGAAAGAGCAGCTTGACCAGGAGAAGCAGCTGCTCCTTGCCTTCAAACCGGTGATGCAAAAATTCCTGCATGATCATGTGGAGCTGCAAGTCAGTGCTCTCTATGCACTGCAAGTCCACTGCAATGCACATGCTTTTCCTAAAG GAATGTTACTGCGCTACTTTGTCAACTTTTATGATATGGAGATAATTGAAGAAGAGGCCTTCCTAGCATGGAAAGAAGACATTACCCAGGAGTTTCCCGGGAAAGGGAAAGCATTGTTCCAG GTCAACCAGTGGCTGATGTGGCTGGAGACTGCAGAAGAGGAGGAGTCCGAGGAGGAAGCTGACTAA